The Anabas testudineus chromosome 14, fAnaTes1.2, whole genome shotgun sequence genome includes a region encoding these proteins:
- the emsy gene encoding BRCA2-interacting transcriptional repressor EMSY isoform X2, whose translation MPMIQLEKPVLTGTMPVVWPTILDLGRDECKRILRKLELEAYAGVISALRAQGDLTKDKKDLLGELTKILGISTERHRAEVRRAVNDERLTTIAYHMSGPNSSSEWSIEGRRLVPLMPRLVPQTAFTMTANAVATATANQNASLLLPAETGNKEVVVCYSYTSTTCTSTSATATSGTIGATVKSPRPPSPSSNVVVLPSGSTVYVKSVSCSDEDEKPRKRRRTNSSSSSPVMLKEVSKVSPSVSKNITVPVSGSPKMSNIMQSIANSLPPHLSPVKITFTKPTIQTTSTTTQKVIIVTTSPSANFVPNILSKSHAHNNAAVSKLVSTAVLTTPTQKQTVVFPASSSPSSNANTIAVTTVVSSTPSVVMSTVAPCSASAGVKVTSARLPSSKTLVGSPTQILAQFPKQQSPKQLQQSSPLGASSVSQTQTTSTSPGTKPTIQIKQESGVKIITQQVQPSKILPKPSSVALSSSSSSPIMVVSSNGAIMTTKLVTQATATQATYTRPTVSPNIGARISASSGGTTYVKTTSGSIITVVPKSLATLGGKIISSNIVSGTTTKITTIPMTSKPNVIVVQKTTGKGATIQGLPGKNVVTTLLNAGGEKSLQAVQGTKPAIITASRPITKMIVTQPKGMSSGSQSTATKIIPTKIVYGQQGKTQVLIKPKPVFQTAVVSEQTRQLVTETLQQVTRSADMGQGQTSGPDGSTKEEVASFMETSSLAGETSHGSVQEPQPVVHVVSSREQDWTEQEVAVESSPTIIYQEVTGGESQSATSTIKALLELQQTTVKEKGEFKPRQHTIDLSQMAVPIQLPQEKKPSPESPRPSTSEAEPSTEYIAAGKVNRAVVPSEDDEVVMSSSQQLGKPYKTSSQVTVVTKPVAASSAVTASHVSHVPSDSRGKTETVLEVGELEGDTLDPQTGLFYRSTQPPSDPVKQTTHSAGAQPPALSQAEAEQARHSSATTQPTPPPPPQLQSKPQISQPSSSSAAFPSTPPLTKKLPKLREQTQPKPQTLTQSPKDRPQTTPAQAGAKVTTPGTPTKPLVTPQLPKLQQAPTSHHRPLHTSMSHPPPLQAHHPVSSEKTGSSQQPIITQNATLTKITFGASHPSPAFSTGEATAKLIPESRSGPSGDKPSVSDILKISMMEAEIDPSTEPMVVDSSSDCGPLGKALEVQAVSGTLDSGQFISSSGASMHHSHTKSQQFSCMEGLTAQRSKEDLEVIEVIPQYSILPDSSQSNVVVEPSGFLEITNYTSQQLEEDSPMEQEVDSSNDEAAGASPLDQP comes from the exons ATG CCCATGATTCAGCTGGAGAAACCAGTCCTCACTGGTACCATGCCAGTCGTGTGGCCCACCATCCTCGACTTGGGCAGGGATGAATGCAAAAGAATTCTTCGTAAACTGG AGTTGGAGGCTTACGCTGGTGTTATTAGCGCCCTCCGAGCCCAAGGAGACCTAACAAAGGACAAGAAGGATCTCCTGGGAGAGCTTACTAAAATCCTTGG TATCTCAACAGAGCGTCATCGAGCAGAAGTCCGCAGGGCAGTCAATGATGAACGCCTCACCACCATTGCATATCA TATGTCAGGTCCCAACAGTTCGTCCGAATGGTCCATTGAAGGACGGCGGCTTGTTCCATTGATGCCGAGGCTGGTCCCTCAGACAGCTTTTACCATGACTGCTAATGCTGTTGCCACTGCTACAGCCAATCAGAACGCCTCACttttgttgccagctgaaacaggaaacaaagaaG TGGTTGTATGTTACTCGTACACAAGCACCACCTGTACCTCCACCAGTGCTACAGCGACCAGTGGCACCATAGGAGCAACAGTGAAATCGCCAAGACCACCCAGCCCATCATCCAATGTGGTGGTGCTGCCAAGTGGTAGCACTGTTTATGTGAAAA GCGTAAGTTGTTCGGATGAAGATGAAAAGCCTCGCAAGCGAAGAAGGACCAACTCATCCAGCTCATCACCCGTGATGCTGAAGGAGGTTTCAAAAGTGTCCCCTTCAGTATCCAAGAACATTACAGTGCCGGTGAGTGGCAGCCCCAAGATGAGCAACATCATGCAAAGCATTGCCAACTCGCTGCCTCCCCACCTCTCCCCTGTCAAGATCACCTTCACCAAACCCACCATCCagaccaccagcaccaccacacaAAAG GTCATCATCGTGACAACTTCTCCCAGTGCCAACTTTGTTCCCAACATCCTTTCCAAGTCTCACGCTCACAACAATGCTGCTGTGTCCAAGCTGGTCTCCACCGCTGTGCTGACCACACCCACTCAGAAACAGACAGTTGTGTTTCCTGCCAGTTCCAGCCCTTCTTCTAACGCTAACACCATCGCTGTGACCACAGTGGTCTCCTCTACTCCTTCAGTGGTCATGTCAACTGTCGCACCAT GTTCTGCTTCAGCTGGAGTGAAGGTCACGTCAGCCAGACTTCCTTCATCTAAGACCCTGGTGGGGTCACCTACCCAGATCTTGGCCCAATTTCCCAAACAGCAGTCTCCCAAACAGCTGCAACAGAGTTCGCCTTTAGGAGCTTCCAGTGTCAGTCAGACCCAAACGACCAGCACCTCACCTGGAACCAAACCCACAATTCAGATCAAACAAGAGTCTG gAGTGAAGATAATCACTCAACAGGTTCAGCCCAGCAAAATCCTGCCCAAACCTTCATCCGTGgctctgtccagcagcagttCCTCTCCCATCATGGTCGTCAGTAGCAACGGAGCCATCATGACCACTAAACTGGTCACTCAGGCGACAG ctACACAGGCCACATATACGAGACCAACTGTTAGCCCCAACATTGGCGCTAGAATATCAGCCTCCAGTGGCGGGACCACCTACGTCAAGACCACCAGTGGCAGCATTATTACTGTTGTGCCCAAATCTCTGGCCACTCTGGGTGGGAAAATCATCAGCAGCAACATTGTGTCTG GCACAACAACTAAGATAACCACCATTCCCATGACCTCCAAGCCAAATGTCATTGTTGTTCAGAAAACAACAGGGAAAGGAGCAACCATCCAAGGGCTGCCGGGCAAGAATGTGGTCACCACTCTTTTAAATGCTGGG GGTGAGAAGAGCCTGCAAGCTGTTCAAGGGACAAAACCAGCAATCATCACCGCCTCCAGACCCATTACTAAGATGATTGTCACCCAGCCCAAAGGTATGAGCTCTGGATCTCAGTCCACCGCCACCAAGATCATTCCAACCAAGATCGTCTACGGGCAGCAGGGCAAGACACAA GTTCTCATCAAGCCTAAGCCTGTTTTTCAGACAGCAGTGGTAAGCGAACAGACCAGGCAGCTGGTCACTGAGACTCTGCAGCAGGTCACACGCTCTGCAGACATGGGTCAGGGTCAGACCTCAGGTCCAGATGGGTCCACAAAGGAAGAGGTTGCTAGCTTCATGGAGACCAGCAGCCTAGCTGGTGAGACCTCCCATGGTAGTGTCCAAG AACCGCAGCCTGTAGTGCACGTGGTGTCCTCCAGAGAGCAGGATTGGACTGAGCAGGAAGTAGCTGTGGAGTCCAGCCCCACTATTATCTATCAGGAGGTAACTGGTGGGGAATCCCAGTCCGCTACTTCCACCATCAAAGCTCTCCTGGAGCTGCAACAAACAACAG TTAAAGAGAAAGGGGAGTTCAAACCGAGGCAGCACACTATCGACCTGAGCCAGATGGCCGTGCCCATCCAGCTGCCCCAGGAAAAGAAACCCAGCCCGGAGTCCCCCAGACCTTCCACCTCAGAGGCTGAGCCTAGCACTGAGTACATTGCAGCAG GTAAAGTCAACAGAGCAGTAGTGCCCTCAGAGGATGATGAAGTGGTCATGTCCTCAAGTCAGCAGCTGGGGAAGCCTTACAAAACCAGCAGCCAGGTTACTGTGGTAACCAAACCGGTTGCTGCCTCCTCTGCAGTCACAGCTTCACATGTCAGCCACGTG CCCTCTGACAGCCGTGGTAAAACTGAGACCGTGTTAGAGGTGGGAGAGTTGGAAGGTGACACCTTGGACCCCCAGACAGGCTTGTTTTACCGCTCTACCCAACCACCTTCAGACCCCGTGAAGCAAACTACCCACTCTGCAGGTGCTCAGCCACCAGCCTTGAGCCAAGCTGAGGCCGAGCAGGCCCGGCACAGCTCTGCCACCACCCAGcctacaccaccaccaccacctcaacTGCAGAGCAAACCTCAGATTAGCCAGCCTTCCTCTTCATCCGCTGCTTTcccctccacacctcctctGACTAAGAAGCTCCCTAAGCTACGAGAACAGACTCAGCCCAAACCTCAGACCTTAACCCAGAGTCCCAAAGATAGACCCCAGACAACACCAGCTCAGGCAGGGGCAAAAGTTACAACACCCGGCACTCCGACCAAGCCCCTAGTGACACCACAGCTCCCAAAGCTCCAGCAAGCACCCACATCTCACCACAGACCCTTGCACACATCTATGTCTCACCCTCCTCCACTGCAGGCACACCACCCTGTCAGCAGTGAAAAGACTGGCTCCAGCCAG cagccaatcATCACACAGAACGCCACCCTCACAAAGATCACCTTTGGCGCATCCCACCCATCGCCGGCCTTTAGCACCGGCGAGGCCACTGCCAAACTGATTCCAGAGTCCAGGTCTGGTCCCTCAGGAGACAAGCCCTCTGTGTCGGACATCCTGAAGATCTCCATGATGGAGGCTGAGATTGACCCGAGCACTGAGCCCATGGTGGTGGATTCCTCCAGTGACTGCGGCCCTCTGGGTAAAGCTCTAGAGGTCCAGGCCGTGTCAGGCACGCTGGACTCCGGCCAGTTCATTAGTAGCTCTGGGGCCTCCATGCATCATTCCCACACAAAGTCCCAGCAGTTCAGCTGCATGGAGGGCCTCACTGCACAGAGGAGCAAAGAAGACCTGGAGGTTATTGAG GTGATTCCTCAGTACTCTATCCTGCCGGACTCCAGCCAGTCCAACGTGGTGGTAGAGCCAAGCGGCTTTCTGGAGATCACCAACTACACCAgccagcagctggaggaggacaGCCCCATGGAGCAGGAGGTGGACAGCAGCAACGACGAGGCGGCAGGAGCCAGCCCCCTCGACCAGCCGTAG